The Dethiosulfovibrio peptidovorans DSM 11002 nucleotide sequence GCTTCATCCGGAGGAGATCGAGGATGCCTTGGAGGACGATCCACGGAAATGACGGTGTTTAAGGGGATGAAAGAGGACGAGTCCGATCGGACTCGTCCTCTTTTTTGGAAATTTATGGATGTCGGATTTTTGGGGCTTGACAGATAGATAGATGTGAATATACTTTAATCATCTGGTCGACAGGATACGGGATACTGGGAGGCTCGATATGGTAGCGGAATCTTTGAAATACGTGACTTTGAGCAGTCAGATGTTTGATTATCTCAGGAGAGAGGTCGTCGTCTCAGACGAATTTAAAGACGAGGTCTTTATAAGAGAGGCGGAGATAGCCGAACGTTTAGGGGTGAGCAGGGCTCCGGTCAGAGAGGCCTTGAAACAGATGGAGATGATGGGATTGGTTGTCTCCATGCCTAGAAAGGGCGTCAAGGTGAGGCTTTTCTCAAAGGAAGAGCTGGACGAACTCTACGAGATGAGGGTGGTCCTGGAGGAGCTAGTCTTCAGGGATATAATCGATAAAGGTCTTTTCACTCCGGAGGTGCGAGAGTCCTTCCAGGAAAAACTGGAAAATTTGCTAGAGATATGCGAGGGAGATGGAAGTCGAGAGGAGAAGATAAAGGCCTTCTGCGATAAGGACCTCGATTTCCACAGGTCTTTGGCCGAGCTTTCCGGAAGGGTATGGACCGCGAAGGTTCTCGAGACCCTTTACTGTCAACTTCATCTTGCCCTTCTCAGAGAATTGGAGGAAGCGGAGACTTTAGCGGATCTGGTTAGACTACATTATTCCATAGTAGAAAACCTCGCAGCTGGAGATCTGGAAAAACTGACCGTCGACCGCAGGTACAGTTATTTCGCCCGTAGAAATACGGTTCTTAACAGGAAAAAAGGGAGGTGAGAGGATAGAACAAACGGTGCTCTAGGTCTTAGGTTTTGTGGACGTTAATTCGACGGAGGTAATACTATGAATGCACGGATACGTACGACCCTGTGTCTCGCAGTTACCGCGGTTATTCTAGCTATGCCCGTATCGTCCGCGGTTGCGGACGACATCAAACTGTCCAACCAGCTACCGCCTTCACATCATATATCAAAGGCATTGGATTTCTTTGCCGATAAGGTAAAGGAATATTCCGGAGGCAAGACAACCGTGAAGGTTTTCCATTCGGCCCAGCTCTTCAAGGATACCGAGGTTGTCGAAGCCCTTCAGGAGAATCTGGTACCTATAGCCCTAGTTCCGGTAAATAAGTGGTCCGGTATGATCCCCGCCACCGACGTTTTCGAGATGCCCTTCGTATTCAAGGAGCTCGACTCTATAAAAAAATTCATAGAAGCAGGAGCAGGAGAGCTGCTGAACGAAGAGTTTAAGAAAAAGGGCGTTGCCGATCTATTTTGGGCCGATTATGGTTTCGTGCAGTTTTTCAACAGCAAGCGGCCCCTTGTGACTCCCACCGATTTTGAGGGGCTCAAGATAAGGACCTTCAGTAACGGAACGGCCGAGACAGTCTCCGCCCTCGGTGGAACTCCGGTTGTTATGAGCTCTTCCGAGATGTACATGGCTCTTCAGCGTAAGACGGTGGACGGAGCTACTACCGGTATGCCTGCGGCGGTTTCCAGAAAGATCTTCGAGGTCCAGAGCTATCTAACAGTGTGTAACTATACGACGGCTCAGTTTGTAGTCCAGTGTAACCTGGAATGGTGGGACGAGCTCGGCGACGAGGAAAAGGAGATGCTAAAGAAGGCTGGTGCCGAAGCAGAAGAGTGGCTTCGCGGACAGATAGCCCAATCGGAGAAGGACGCTCAGAAGGTCATAGCCGATGCGGGGCTGGAGATCACCGTGTTAAACGCTGATCAGAGAGAGGCCTTTATAGAGGCTACCGAGCCGGTAAGATCCGGATTCATGGAAAAGACCCCTCTTTGTAAAAAGCTCGTCGAGATCGCCTTGGGATCGAATTAGGTGGTCGTTTGGAGGTAAGGCGGGAAGTTCGCTTCCCGCCTTATTTCGAAATATCCTTTGGAGGGATTTATGATGATCACATTATATAAAAAGACGATCAACGGTCTCAGCGCCGCGATGGGGTGGCTTTGCGGAATAGGGACGCTGGTGATGGGATTGATCCTCTTCTACGAGGTCGTGCGGAGATATTTCTTCAACTCTCCGACCATATGGACACAGGAGGTCTCGGTCTATATCTTCATGTGGTGTATGTTCGGCGGAGCTTCCTACGCGCTTCAGAAGGGCAAGCACGTCAACATCGATCTTCTTACCGTCAAGCTTTCTCCCAAAGCTCAGAGCAAGCTTAAAGTCCTCACGAGCTTTTTCGGAGCCCTGTTTTGTTCGGAGATAGCCGTCCAGGGATGGGACATGATAGAGAGTGCGGTCAAGTACCAGAAACATTCTCCTACGCCTCTGCACGTGCCCCTCTGGATTCCTCAATCCGCGCTGTTCCTCGGATTCACCTTGCTCGCTCTTCAGTTCGTCGTCCTGATCATAGAGGAGATCGCTTTCATCAGGACCGGCGAGAGAGATTCGGTTCAGGAGGTAAATCACTGATGGGCTCCTTCATGTTCGTGATCCTGCTTTTATTGGTGGTTCTTTTCATGGGGATGCCGGTCGCCTTTTCCCTGGGAGCTACATCGGTATTGTTGACTCTGCTATACGATCTTCCCATGAAGATCCTGTCTCAGTCGATATTCACCTCGCTGGAAGGGTTCGTCCTTCTGTCGATCCCTCTCTTCGTGCTTATGAGTCAGGTCCTTTTGGACGGGCGGATAGGGGACGATCTCTTTGAGGTTATGAACGCCTGGGTTAGACATCTTCCTGGAGGATTGGCCATAGCGACCATACTCGCCTGTGCCTTCTTCGCCGCAATAACCGGATCCAGCGCCGCCACAGCGGCGACCATAGGGATGGTTGCCTATCCGGCCATGCTGGACAGGGGCTACGATAAAAAGTTTACCCTCGGTTTGTTGGCGGCTGGTGGAACCCTTGGTATTCTCATTCCTCCCAGCATACCTCTCATCCTCTATGGAGCCATCACAGAGGAGTCGGTAGGCAAATTGTTCATCGCCGGAATAATCCCGGGGTTGATACTGACGGCCATTTTCGTGGTCTATTCGGTCATAAAAAGCAAAAACGGCGGTTTCACCCCTATGCCTAAGGCTTCCTGGAAAGAACGTCTTTCCATAACGGCCAGAAATATATGGGGCATCATACTTCCTATTTTGGTGGTAGGTGGAATCTATTCCGGAGCTTTTACACCGACCGAGGCCGCTGCGGTAGGTCTGGTCTACAGTCTCTTTATTACGCTGGTTATATACAGGACCATCAAGTTCAAGGATATTCCCTCCATCTGCATGAAGGCCCTTGGAACTTCCTGCATGATAGCCATGGTTATAGCCGGAGCCATATTGTTCGGCAGGGTCATGACCTTGCTTATGATTCCCCAAAAGCTTACTGAGCTGATTATAGAGAACAACCTCTCTCCGATGATGTTCATCATCGCAATGAACTTCCTGATGATAATCCTCGGTATGGTGCTGGAGACGGTGTCCATCGTCCTGTTGACTATGCCTCTGGTCACCCCTATTCTGATGGCCCTTCATATAGATCCCATATGGTATGCCATTATATTGACGGTTAACATGACCATGGCACTGATAACCCCGCCGGTAGGGATGAACCTCTACGTAATAAACGGGTTGAGAAAGGATATAACGATGGGAGAGATCATCTCCGGCGTGCTGCCCTTCATGCTGCTTCTGGCCTTTATGCTCGTCGTCGTAATGGCTTTCCCGTCTTTAAGCATCTGGTTACCTTCCGTGATGCACTGATCCCCCTTAGCGAGTGGGGAGAAAGTCCGTTGCCGGTATAAAGTTTTTTGCTGAAAAGGAGATGTGACGGTTTTGAATAAAGGTGCCTTGTCCAATTTGGTGGTCCTCGATCTTACCAGGGTCTTGGCTGGCCCTTTCTGTACCATGTTGCTGGCCGATATGGGGGCCGACGTCGTCAAGATAGAGCGTCCCGATACGGGGGACGATACCAGACAGATGGGGCCGTTCGTAAACGGCGAAAGCGCCTACTACATGAACCTGAATCGCAACAAGCGAGGTGTCACCCTAAATCTCAAGTCCGAGAAAGGCAAGAAAATATTCCTAAATATGGTGAAGAAAGCCGATCTAGTGGTCGAAAATTATCGTCCTGGAACCATGGAGAAGCTGGGACTTGGATACGAAGAGCTGAGAAAGGTCAACGACAGGATAATATACGCGGCGGTCTCCGGGTTCGGCCACACCGGTCCCTATAAGATGAAACCGGGCTACGACATAATAGCCCAGGCCATGAGCGGCCTGATGAGCACTACCGGATGGCCCGGAGGGGAGCCCACTAGAACCGGAACCGCCATGGGAGACGTGCTGGCCGGGCTTTCCTGCGCCATAGGTATATTGGCGGCGGTAAACTCCAGGGAATTGACCGGCGTGGGGCAGAAGGTGGACGTCGCCCTGGTAGACTCGGCAGTTGCCAGCCTGGAGATAATAAACATGATCTATCTCGTGGAGGGAAGGGTTCCTCAGAGGATCGGAAACCGCTACGAATCGACCTATCCCTACGATTCCTTCAAGGCTATGGACGGAGGTTTGGTGATAGGAGCCGCTAACGACAAGCTGTGGCAGAGTCTGTGCGAGGTTATGGAGCGTCCCGATCTGGCGGAGGATCCCAGATATCTGAGGGTTCGGGACAGGGTGGCGCATCATGAGGAGATAAAACCAATAGTCGAAGAGTGGACCGAAAAGCACACGGTGGAGGACGCCTGTCGACTGATCGATCAGGCGGGGATACCCTGTGCTCCGATAATGTCCATCGACCAGGTGACCAGCGATCCGCACATAGCGGGAGATAGGGAGATGTTCGTGCCTGTGGAGCATCCGGTGGCTGGAAAGACTACTCTTACCGGCAACCACATAAAGCTTTCCGGGACGCCCGCCGGTATAAGGACTGCATCCCCGATCCTCGGAGAGCACAACCGGGAGGTATTCGGCGAGATGCTTGGAATAGGCGATACGGATCTTCAGCTGCTTCGTTCCGAGGGGGTTTTGTGATGATCAGAGGGAGTTTACCGTCCAGGGTGGAGATAAGAGAGGTCTGTCCGAGAGACGGTTTCCAGAGCGTAAAGGAAAAGATCTCCACGAAGGACAAGATCGCCCTGATCGACGCTATGGCCGAGACCGGCGTATCCGTTATGGAGGTGACTTCCTTCGTAAGTCCCAAGGCCATTCCTCAGATGTCCGATGCCTCGGAGGTCATGACCCATTTCAACGAGAGATGGAGTGGGAAGGTAAAGTCCGTCGTCTTGGTTCCCAACGTCAGAGGAGCCGAGAACGCACTGAAGGTCTCTCCCGACTCACTGAACTTCGTGCTCTCCGCCAGCGCCTCTCACAACAGGGCAAACACCAGGAGGACCATAGAGGAGTCTCTGGCCGAGTTGAAAGAGGTCAAATCTCTCTGCGGAGATGTGGAGCTCGGACTTTCGGTGGCTACCTCCTTTCAGTGTCCCTTCGAGGGGGCTATCTCTCCTGATGCCGTAGTGAATATAGTCGAGAAGGCTATGGAGATTGGAGTGGGTACGGTTACCCTTGCCGACACCATAGGCACCTGCGATCCGATCTATCTAAGTTTGACTCTGTCGCAGATAAAAAAGGTCTTCGGGGACTATCCTTTCTTTCTCCACCTCCACGATACCCACGGCATGGCTATAATCAACACTATGGCCGCTATGGAAATGGGGTTTTACCGGTTCGACTCGGCTACCGGCGGTCTTGGAGGATGTCCTTTCGCACCCGGAGCGGCGGGAAACTCTGCCACCGAGGATATGGTCAATTTCTTCGACCGTGTAGGTGTCGCCAGTGGAGTGGACGTGGAAAGGGTCCTTGCCGTAGCCGATAGAATGAAGACCATGGGGCTTCCGGTGAACAGCCACATGTCCTCCTACAGGGCCGGATGCAGCAGCCTTTCCTGCGAGGGGTGAGAGGATCTTGGGAATGGGAAAAAGGCTCAGAGAGAGGCTGGAACGTCCCGGTATCATAGTAGCTCCCGGGGTGTTCGACGCATTGAGCGCCCGTATCTGCGAGATAGCCGGTTTCGAGGTCTTACAGCATACCGGCTATGGAACTGCGGCCTCTCTCCTTGCCAAACCGGACGTCGGGCTCCTTAGCTTCGGTGAGATGAGAGACCAGCTTTATAGGATGGTCCATGCGGTGGATATTCCAGTAATAGGCGACGGAGACAACGGTTTCGGCAACGCCGTAAACGTGGACAGGACCGTTAGAGAGTATATCTGGGCCGGAGCGGCCGGGCTGTTCGTGGAGGATCAGGTTATACCGAAGCGATGCGGGCATATGTCCGGAAAAGCGGTCATCTCGGAGGATGAGATGATGGGCAAGCTGCGAGCGGCCATGTCGGCCCGAGACCAGGAGGATAGATCGGCACTGATCGTCTACAGGACCGA carries:
- a CDS encoding hydroxymethylglutaryl-CoA lyase — its product is MIRGSLPSRVEIREVCPRDGFQSVKEKISTKDKIALIDAMAETGVSVMEVTSFVSPKAIPQMSDASEVMTHFNERWSGKVKSVVLVPNVRGAENALKVSPDSLNFVLSASASHNRANTRRTIEESLAELKEVKSLCGDVELGLSVATSFQCPFEGAISPDAVVNIVEKAMEIGVGTVTLADTIGTCDPIYLSLTLSQIKKVFGDYPFFLHLHDTHGMAIINTMAAMEMGFYRFDSATGGLGGCPFAPGAAGNSATEDMVNFFDRVGVASGVDVERVLAVADRMKTMGLPVNSHMSSYRAGCSSLSCEG
- a CDS encoding isocitrate lyase/PEP mutase family protein, which gives rise to MGKRLRERLERPGIIVAPGVFDALSARICEIAGFEVLQHTGYGTAASLLAKPDVGLLSFGEMRDQLYRMVHAVDIPVIGDGDNGFGNAVNVDRTVREYIWAGAAGLFVEDQVIPKRCGHMSGKAVISEDEMMGKLRAAMSARDQEDRSALIVYRTDAVAVNGLEDALSRAKRAADLGVDMVFVEALESLDQMEIAVEEVPVPLMLNLVEGGRTPLVSPSVAEQMGFKYLMYPVTPLFAGAKAMLDVMSDVRKNGLSDSTVSLSMDFAEFAEVVRLDHIREIENDFLPVESLNRYGDNRGIL
- a CDS encoding CaiB/BaiF CoA transferase family protein; this translates as MTVLNKGALSNLVVLDLTRVLAGPFCTMLLADMGADVVKIERPDTGDDTRQMGPFVNGESAYYMNLNRNKRGVTLNLKSEKGKKIFLNMVKKADLVVENYRPGTMEKLGLGYEELRKVNDRIIYAAVSGFGHTGPYKMKPGYDIIAQAMSGLMSTTGWPGGEPTRTGTAMGDVLAGLSCAIGILAAVNSRELTGVGQKVDVALVDSAVASLEIINMIYLVEGRVPQRIGNRYESTYPYDSFKAMDGGLVIGAANDKLWQSLCEVMERPDLAEDPRYLRVRDRVAHHEEIKPIVEEWTEKHTVEDACRLIDQAGIPCAPIMSIDQVTSDPHIAGDREMFVPVEHPVAGKTTLTGNHIKLSGTPAGIRTASPILGEHNREVFGEMLGIGDTDLQLLRSEGVL
- a CDS encoding TRAP transporter small permease subunit: MITLYKKTINGLSAAMGWLCGIGTLVMGLILFYEVVRRYFFNSPTIWTQEVSVYIFMWCMFGGASYALQKGKHVNIDLLTVKLSPKAQSKLKVLTSFFGALFCSEIAVQGWDMIESAVKYQKHSPTPLHVPLWIPQSALFLGFTLLALQFVVLIIEEIAFIRTGERDSVQEVNH
- a CDS encoding DctP family TRAP transporter solute-binding subunit; the encoded protein is MNARIRTTLCLAVTAVILAMPVSSAVADDIKLSNQLPPSHHISKALDFFADKVKEYSGGKTTVKVFHSAQLFKDTEVVEALQENLVPIALVPVNKWSGMIPATDVFEMPFVFKELDSIKKFIEAGAGELLNEEFKKKGVADLFWADYGFVQFFNSKRPLVTPTDFEGLKIRTFSNGTAETVSALGGTPVVMSSSEMYMALQRKTVDGATTGMPAAVSRKIFEVQSYLTVCNYTTAQFVVQCNLEWWDELGDEEKEMLKKAGAEAEEWLRGQIAQSEKDAQKVIADAGLEITVLNADQREAFIEATEPVRSGFMEKTPLCKKLVEIALGSN
- a CDS encoding GntR family transcriptional regulator — its product is MVAESLKYVTLSSQMFDYLRREVVVSDEFKDEVFIREAEIAERLGVSRAPVREALKQMEMMGLVVSMPRKGVKVRLFSKEELDELYEMRVVLEELVFRDIIDKGLFTPEVRESFQEKLENLLEICEGDGSREEKIKAFCDKDLDFHRSLAELSGRVWTAKVLETLYCQLHLALLRELEEAETLADLVRLHYSIVENLAAGDLEKLTVDRRYSYFARRNTVLNRKKGR
- a CDS encoding TRAP transporter large permease, with protein sequence MGSFMFVILLLLVVLFMGMPVAFSLGATSVLLTLLYDLPMKILSQSIFTSLEGFVLLSIPLFVLMSQVLLDGRIGDDLFEVMNAWVRHLPGGLAIATILACAFFAAITGSSAATAATIGMVAYPAMLDRGYDKKFTLGLLAAGGTLGILIPPSIPLILYGAITEESVGKLFIAGIIPGLILTAIFVVYSVIKSKNGGFTPMPKASWKERLSITARNIWGIILPILVVGGIYSGAFTPTEAAAVGLVYSLFITLVIYRTIKFKDIPSICMKALGTSCMIAMVIAGAILFGRVMTLLMIPQKLTELIIENNLSPMMFIIAMNFLMIILGMVLETVSIVLLTMPLVTPILMALHIDPIWYAIILTVNMTMALITPPVGMNLYVINGLRKDITMGEIISGVLPFMLLLAFMLVVVMAFPSLSIWLPSVMH